In Panicum virgatum strain AP13 chromosome 5K, P.virgatum_v5, whole genome shotgun sequence, the genomic window GGGAGGCACACGGAATCTGGGGTGCATGCTGGTCTCGGCTTCAACTTTATTATTAGCTCGTGCCATACGACATACTGTACGGTGTAATGCGGCGTCGCTTCCTTGCGGGCGCCGGCAAAGTACGCGGCGCCCGGCCGTGGCGCCCAAGCTTTTTACAGGCTGAGAAGGGTCCACGAACCTGCGCTGCACGCGTGTTTGAACCAGCAAAATGGTGAGAACCGAGGCCTCACCTGCATGTAGCCTGCAAAAGAATAtgcttttttattttaaaaatgctTTTCGACTTCGAAAAATTTTCCACGCGACACTTGGCAGGCGGCATGATCCGCCGCCCGCGTATGGGAGCGCGATGCGTTTCCCCATCGCCGTTGCGGACCCGGGAGACACGGTACACGGGCCCATCTCGCTGCGAGCGAGTCGGAGCCACTGACGATGGTTTAGCACACACTACGGACACACCGAGATGATTGGAAGAAGCGTGCGCATGGGGATTTGGAGGGTGACCGGCCCCGTTGAACTTCTGCTGAATTGTCCTTTTTAGTTTCTCTTTCTTGGTTTTGAATTTTGAAGCATGGCCCTGgcattgtttttatttttcgaAACGTATCACATATGTGCATGCTCACACTAGCTCTCACTCATCTATCGCATAAAAAAAACTCTCACTCATCTATATTTATGGCTACATCTTATGTGCACGTACGCATGCCTCACCATATTATTGTGAACGTCTTATTCTGAAGATTGGCACGTCTCTGAGATTACCAAAGCCATCGCCTTCTCTCGTCGTCGACGGACACGTCCCCATCACTGAGGGAATAAATTAGCTATAACATATACAAGCTGAGTCAAGGACTCAGATCCAATTAAGCAGATTCTGTCATGAGAAATCTAAGAAGCAAAGCTACTGTTATATATACTAAAAAGTTTCCTCCACGGCCCAAACTGAAGAAATGGCTGAATCCAATAGAAAACTAAGGCCATCATCAGTCTTGAAGtcttaatctcaaaaaaaaaaaaaatcagtcttGAAGTCACGATTGTATATTGCAAATCCGATCTGTCCTATCCGTCGACGCGCAACGTCAGCCCGTAGGTAGGTTTGCTGCGTTTTGGATATAGAAGAAACAATAATGCACGGAcgcttccgagccaatgattaTTTCACCAGTTTTTGTATTAGCAACATGAGGCCGGGAGAATGTACAGGTGGAGCAGAACCCTCAAatcaagaatttttttttaaagtgTGCGTGTAGGTTTAGCTTCCCACCCTTGCTATTGTGGGCAAGGAACCCAAACCAGCAGCGTGCTCACGTCTCGATTGGGCACAACCAACAACCAACCAATGGGGACGATGTCtttagaaggaaaaaaaaaaagacacaccAATGGGGATCCTCCCGGTTCTCCAAAGTCAGCCGTAGAAATTAGAACGGTGCCCTCTGCCCTGCATATCCAGAAACATCCTTGCAGAGGGTGACACCTTACACGTACGTCGTCCATGGGTTTCGTGTAGACACATCTGTGCTGGTGTACACCTGGATGGATAGGGTAGAGGACAAGGGTTACTTCCGGAGGTAGAGTAAATTTCTGCATACCAACGTGGGAGGATAAGATAAGGTTTGTAAATGTTGGGGAGAAGTATTTATCCGCTTGGGTTACTTGTGCTGAGGCGTGTGCTAACTAATCTCGTAGCTGTAAATCTTATCAGAAGGTTTGATATAAAATTTTCAATCCTTTCCTGCGGACAGGTTCTTTCCTTCTTATTGAAGGATAAATTTTCTGGGCCATTTTGAGATATTTCTTTCCATTCCAGGGAAAGAATATAATGGCGGTATATCCTAACCATCCTCAAAGTTGAGGGAAGATATTCGCCATTTTCTTGTCTCTTCCCACGAGATGAGCAACACATAATTTCGTTGGTTTTTCATGTTCATCTCTCGCAGCTAAAAGTGACCAATATTAAGTTCTCAACTGATTCTGGGATTCCGCTGCGTTTGTTTTACGATCACATACCAGCAGCCTTCAGCGTCCATTCTTACATCACGACAAACCATTAGAACAAAACAAGCGTGACCATCCTCAAGAACAAATTACATGAGCTTGGTAGCTCTCATACTCTCACTCACGTCACGTCATTTTTCAATTCTTCACACATGCAAAAAACCTACGGACTCAAAACTGCTCCTCCAACAAGTGAAATTAAACGAGAGAGCATTATTATTAATTATTTTCCGACAAAATTTGCGGCACTACTCGCGCATCTTCCTCGCCCTGGCCCTCCCGCCGGGCACGACGAGCATCATCATCGCCTTGTCCCTCTTGGCCCTCCGGTCGACGATGACGTGCGGCGGCACGAAGACATGGCTGCCGACGACGACGCTACCACCGGCACTACCGACGCCGGCGTGGCTCGCGCCGAACCTGCTGAACCGACCCGGTACTTGGGGGCCTCTtgcaccgacaacggcggcgccggcgacgacctTCCGGCCGGGGATGTCGATGGGGGACGAAGCTTTCTGGTGCGAGACCTGCAGCTCCGACGGCGGCTGGTGCTCGTCTGAGTGCTCGCcactgccgtcgtcgtcgtcatcgccggTGCCGACGCGAGAGAAATACGCCCGGGGTAACTCATCCGGCCATAGGATGTCTGCTTCTTGGAACTCTTCCTCTTTCAGCTCGGCGCGCAGCATCGTCTTGCTTGACTTGCACAGGGTGTATTCACGAAAGGATAAGCACGTATTAGTACTAGCTAGTGGATGTATTCATGTGTAAGTATCTCGGGTTATTTTCCCTAAAAAAAAGTATCTCGGACTATTTAATCCATAATAGTCATTTTCctggaatatatatataattatcgGTTGGGAATTGCCTGCAAGTTACTGCACTCCCTGTGGTCTACAACTAGTACTGTTGTTTGA contains:
- the LOC120707903 gene encoding uncharacterized protein LOC120707903 yields the protein MLRAELKEEEFQEADILWPDELPRAYFSRVGTGDDDDDGSGEHSDEHQPPSELQVSHQKASSPIDIPGRKVVAGAAVVGARGPQVPGRFSRFGASHAGVGSAGGSVVVGSHVFVPPHVIVDRRAKRDKAMMMLVVPGGRARARKMRE